A DNA window from Mesorhizobium sp. C432A contains the following coding sequences:
- a CDS encoding tetratricopeptide repeat protein yields MRISELLRSSVLPALVAVAIFGAVGQAMAFDDKVFDDKTGVKPQSSPWAVFQFGFSAYKSGHKEQAVEAYKYAAENGQIGATWKLARMYAEGDGVTRDDYAAFKFFSEIVDQDVEPGSPEESYVSDALVALGDYLRTGIPGSPVEENEVAAQEYYMRAAANYRNPNAQFEMGQMFLKGEGGVKASVKQAGRWFQLAAEKGHAGAQATLGNLLFQSGKIVRGLAMMTAALERASPSDQPWIRGMQEEAFAAAGEADRRTAISLADDILTKGGGDQ; encoded by the coding sequence ATGCGGATATCTGAGTTGTTGAGGTCGTCTGTCCTTCCGGCACTGGTCGCTGTTGCGATCTTTGGCGCCGTGGGCCAGGCCATGGCCTTCGACGACAAGGTGTTCGACGACAAGACCGGCGTGAAGCCGCAATCGAGCCCGTGGGCCGTGTTCCAGTTCGGCTTCTCCGCTTACAAGAGCGGCCACAAGGAACAGGCGGTCGAGGCCTATAAATACGCCGCCGAAAACGGCCAGATCGGCGCCACCTGGAAGCTCGCCCGCATGTATGCCGAAGGCGACGGCGTGACGCGCGACGACTACGCGGCGTTCAAATTCTTCTCCGAGATCGTCGATCAGGATGTCGAGCCGGGTTCGCCGGAGGAAAGCTATGTCTCCGACGCGCTGGTGGCGCTGGGCGACTATCTCCGGACAGGCATCCCCGGCAGCCCGGTCGAGGAAAACGAGGTCGCGGCGCAGGAATATTACATGCGTGCGGCCGCCAATTACCGCAACCCGAACGCCCAGTTCGAGATGGGCCAGATGTTCCTGAAGGGCGAGGGCGGCGTCAAGGCCAGCGTCAAGCAGGCCGGCCGCTGGTTCCAGCTCGCCGCCGAAAAAGGCCATGCCGGCGCCCAGGCGACGCTTGGCAATCTTCTGTTCCAGAGCGGCAAGATCGTGCGCGGGCTGGCCATGATGACCGCCGCGCTCGAACGCGCCTCGCCGAGCGACCAGCCGTGGATCCGCGGCATGCAGGAAGAGGCATTTGCCGCCGCCGGCGAAGCCGACCGCCGCACTGCGATTTCGCTTGCCGACGATATTCTCACCAAGGGCGGCGGCGACCAGTGA
- the xth gene encoding exodeoxyribonuclease III: MKIVTWNINGIRARIGNLTHWLSESQPDIVCLQEIKSVDEQFPRAEIEALGYNVETHGQKGFNGVALLSKLPFDEVIRGLPGDDTDEQARFIEGVFSTDQGALRVASLYLPNGNPVDDEKKFPYKLAWMERLHRWAEQRLLLEEALVLAGDYNVIPEPVDARFPENWLGDALFQPQTRQAFRRLKNLGFTEAVRAVTDAADVYTFWDYQAGAWQKNNGIRIDHLLLSPEAANRFSSASIEKHVRAWEKPSDHVPVAIDLALLPA, translated from the coding sequence GCATCGGCAACCTCACCCACTGGCTGAGCGAAAGCCAGCCCGACATCGTCTGCCTGCAGGAGATCAAGTCGGTCGACGAGCAGTTCCCGCGCGCCGAGATCGAGGCGCTTGGCTACAACGTGGAAACCCATGGCCAGAAGGGCTTTAACGGCGTCGCCCTGTTGTCGAAGCTTCCGTTCGACGAGGTTATCAGGGGCCTGCCCGGTGACGACACCGACGAGCAGGCGCGCTTCATCGAGGGCGTGTTCTCGACCGACCAGGGCGCGCTTCGCGTCGCCTCGCTCTATCTGCCCAACGGCAACCCGGTCGATGACGAGAAGAAGTTTCCCTACAAGCTGGCCTGGATGGAACGGCTGCATCGCTGGGCCGAGCAACGGCTGCTTCTGGAGGAGGCGCTGGTGCTGGCCGGCGACTACAATGTCATCCCCGAGCCGGTCGATGCGCGCTTCCCCGAGAACTGGCTTGGCGATGCGCTGTTCCAGCCGCAGACCCGGCAGGCCTTCCGACGGCTGAAGAATCTCGGCTTCACCGAGGCAGTCCGCGCCGTCACCGATGCGGCCGATGTCTATACCTTCTGGGATTACCAGGCCGGTGCCTGGCAGAAGAACAACGGCATCCGCATCGACCATCTGCTGTTGTCGCCCGAAGCCGCCAACCGCTTTTCCTCGGCCTCGATCGAAAAGCACGTGCGCGCCTGGGAAAAGCCTTCCGACCATGTGCCGGTGGCGATCGATCTGGCGCTGCTGCCGGCCTGA